The genomic segment GTAGCTACGGGCAGAGATGCTCACGTGCCACGGCGACCAGCTCGGCTCCGCGCGACTCGTCGACCTCGAACCGGGCCGCCGCGTTCTTCGCCGCAATGTCCGGCTCCTTACCGGTCTCGACTTCCTGGCAGATGTTCTCGCCAGCGTTGAGCGCCACCTGCTCGCTGGACACGAGGGCCGGGTCGAGCTCGGCGAGGGCATCCAGGTAGGCGCGCTCGGCGGCCGCTTCGGTGGCGACCGACGCCGGCTCATCGTCGGAGGCGTTGGGCAGGAACACGATCAAGCCGCCGATCACGCAGATCACCAGCAGCATCAGCACACCGAGCGCTCCCATCACCTTGCGGGGCAGCGCGGGCTGAGTCGACATCGGAAGGTCCTCTCGTGGCGGGGGTGGGGACCCGGGGCACCGTACCGACGCCGGGCCAGCGGGTCCGCTGGCCGTCCAAGATCTGACACATTCTGGGGAGGCGGATCGTGCTCAAGCTGGGTGAACTGTCCGCCGTCCTCTCCGCGAATCTGGAGCCGTTCCAGCGGGATCTGCGCACGGCCAAGAAGGCGTGGCGGGACCACGGCGACTCCCTGAAGGCGTCCGCCGCCGTAGCCGGTGCCGCGATCGGCGCCGCACTCGGCGCCGGCCTGCTGTCCGCGATGGAGCTGGAAAAGGCACAGGCCAAGCTGACCGCGCAGCTCGGCGGCGACCCGGCGTACGGGGCGGAGATGGGCCGGATCGCCGGCGAGATCTACTCCCGCGGCTTTGGTGAGTCGGCCGCCGCAGTGGGCGAGTCGCTCCGGGGTGTCCTCACGGCCGGCCTGGTCCAGGAGGACGCCACCAATGCTGAAATCGAGTCGGTCACCATCAAGGCCCAGGCCCTTGCCGACGTCTTCGGCCAAGACGTCACGGCGACGGCAAGGGCTGCCGGGCAAATGGTCCGAAATGGGCTCGCCAAGAACAGCGCCGAGGCATTCGATATTTTGACTCGCGGCTTCCAAGAAACCGGTGACCACGCGGGCGATTTGCTCGACACCTATTCGGAGTACTCCGTTCAGTTCCGCAAGCTCGGATTGGACGGCGCTACCGCGACCGGCCTGATGACCCAAGGTCTGAAGGCCGGCGCGAGGGACGTTGACACGGTCGCGGATGCCATCAAGGAATTCTCAATTCGCGCCATCGACGGGTCGACCGCATCGGCCGAGGGATTCAAGCTCCTCGGTCTGAACGCCGGGCGGATGACCGCTCAAATCGCCAAGGGTGGCCCGGCAGCACAAAAGGGTCTCGACACCGTCCTCGACCGGCTCCGCGCCATCGAAGACCCGGTGAAGCGCGATGCTGCCGCGGTCGCATTGTTCGGCACCAAAGCCGAAGATTTGGGCGCCGCGTTGTACGCCCTTGACGTCGATACCGCTGCCGACCGCCTCGGTAACGTCACCGGCGCTGCCGACCGGCTCGGCGAGACACTGGAGGAGTCCGCCTCCCAGAAGCTGGAGGCGTTCAAGCGCCAGGCGATGAGCGCCTTGTCGACGACCATGGCCGACGCGATCCCCTACCTCGAAAAGGTCATTGGCTTCCTGTCCGAGTACTCGGAAATTGTGGGCCCACTGGCGGTCGGTCTCGGCGCCCTGGCCCTCGTCATCGGCACCGTCGCCGCCGCCATGAAGGTGTGGGCAGTTGTGCAAGCGGTCCTTAACTTGGCGCTGTGGACCAGCCCGATCACATGGATCGTCCTCGGCATCCTGATTCTCGTCGGCGCGATTATCCTCATCGCAACTAAGACGACCTGGTTTCAGGATCTGTGGGCCTGGGCGTGGGGTGGCATCAAGGGCGCGGCAATGGCTGTGTGGGAGTGGATCAAGAACAATTGGCCGCTCCTGCTGGCGATTATTACCGGCCCGATCGGCCTGGCTGTGCTGGCGATCGTCAAGAACTGGGACCGGATCAAGGCCGCGACGACCGCCGTGAAGGACTGGATCGTCAACAAGATGCTCGCCCTCGGCAACTTCGTCCGGTCGATGCCGGGCCGAATCTCGGCCGCCGCATCCGGCATGTTCAACGGCATCAAGAACGCATTCCGGAGCGCGATCAACTGGATCATCGGCAAGTGGAACAGCTTGTCATTCTCTCTGCCGTCGGTGAACATCCCGGGCCTCGGCCAGCTCGGCGGCGGTACCCTGTCCACCCCGAACATTCCCTACCTCGCCAAGGGTGGTGATGTGCTGCGTGACGGCCTGGCCGTCATCCACCGCGGGGAGCGGGTCGTGCCGGCCGCCCAGGTGCGCGACCTGCCCGGCGGCGGGCACGCCGAGGCCATCCAGCTGGCAGGCGAATTCCGGATCAGCGGTGAGGACCTGGTGCTCCTCGTTCGGAAGAAGGTGCAGACCCGGGGACGAGGGGACGTGCAGGCGTATTTCGGCGGACGGTCCTGATGCCCGAGTACCAGTTCGAGATGCTGGTCGACGGATCCTGGGTCGACATCACCTCCGACGTGCGGGTCAAGGGCGGAGTCACCATCACCCGCGGATACTCGGAACGCGGCGGGGTGCTGCCGGAGCCCGGCACCCTGACGATCGGTGACCTGCGCAGCCCTAACGGGAAGTACTCGCCGCGGAACCCGCGCAGCGAGTACTACGGCCGGCTCGGCCGGAACACTCCGATCAGGGCGAGGGTCGTCGGGGAGAGTCCCGACAACTGGTTGACGTTGCAGGGGTACCCGGGTGCTGCCGCCTACACCGCCGATCACGCGTCGCTCGACATCACCGGGGACATCGACGTCAGGTTCGACGGCGCGGTGTGGAATCGGGACTTCGCCCTCGTGACGAAGTACCTCACGACCGGCAATCAGCGGTCGTGGCTGCTCCGGCTGACGTCCGCCGGGCACCTGCAGTTCATCTGGTCGCCGGACGGCACCTTTGCGTCTCAGCGGTCGGAGGTGTCGAGCGTTCCGGTGCCGGCCGCGTTCGGCGAGCGGTTCCGCGTCCGCGCGACCCTCGACGTCAACAACGGGGCCGGCGGGCACACGGTCGCCTTCTACGTCTCCGATGGGGACCTGGCCGGCACCTGGACGCCGCTGGGCATCACCTTCACCACCACCGGCACCACCAGCATCTACAGCAGCACGGCCGACCTGTACGTTGTCCAGAACGATCCGGTGCTCCCGGCCGGCCGGGTGTACGAAGTGCAGGTCCGGTCGAGCATCGGCGGGACGATCGTGGCCCGGCCGGACTGGCGCGACTCCGAGCTGGGCGAGACCAGCCAGGTCGACACCGCCGGCCGGACCTGGCTGATCGGCGCCGGGGCGGTGGTCGACGACCCTGCTGCGCGGATCGTCGCCGAGGTGTCGGAGTGGCCGCCCGAGTGGGACACCTCCGGGCGGGATGTGTCGGTGGCCCTGACCGCGTCGGGGATCCTCCGCCGCCTCGGACAGGGCCGGAAACCGTTGCGCAGCCCCATCTACCGCAACCTGGTGCACCGGAACCCGGTCGCCTGGTGGACGTGCGAGGACGGCGGCACGGCGACCCGGATGAGCACCGCCGCCCCCAACGGCAGCCCGGCCGTCATCTCCGACGTCACCTTCGAGACAGACCCGACACTGCTGGGCGCTTCCGGGGTGGCGGTGCTCGGGCCGGCCGGCAGCATCATCGGCCAAGCATCGCCGCACGCCTCGACCAACTCGTGGACCGCGCTGTGGTTCGCCCGCCTGACCGCGCTGCCCGCGTCGACCACCCGGCTGATGACGATCACCAGCACGGGCACCGCACACACATGGACGCTGGACCTCCAGTCGAACGGACTGCTGACCATCTCGGCGATCGGCACGTCGGGGCTGTCCACGGTGGTGCTGTCGACCGACGACGTCAACGTCTCCGGCAGCGTCGCCGCCGTCGATGAGGAGTGGGTGGCGTTCACGCTGCTCGTCTTCCAGAACGGCGGCAACGTGAACTGGGCCGTCAACTTCCACGCGGTCGGCGACGGCCCGCAGTTCTTCACCTCCGGCACCAACTCGTTCGCCGGCCAGGCCGGGGCGTTCCGGTCGCTCCGGATCACCGTCGACAGCGTGCTGGCCGCGACCAACCCGCGGGTGTCGCACCTGTTCGCCACGAACGGAGACCTCCCGTTCGTCACGTTCTCCTTCGCCGAGGCGGCCAGCGCCCACAACGGCGAGTTGGCCGCCGAGCGGTTCCTCCGGCTGTGCGGAGAGCAGGGTGTGCCAGCGATCGTGATCGGTGACCCCGCCGACAGCCAGCCGATGGGACCGCAGGGCACCAAACGGTTCCTCGACCTGCTCGGCGAGGTGTCCGAAGCGGACGGCGGGTTCATCGTCGAGACCCGCGGCAACCGGTCGCTGTCCTACCGGACCGGACGCTCCCTCTACAACCAGGCCCCGATCACCCTGGACTACGCAGCCGGGGAGATCATGCCGCCGCTGCGGCCCGTCGATGATGACGCCCTGGTCGCCAACGACGTCACGGTGTCCAGGCCGGCCGGCGCCTCGTACCGCAGCGTCCAGGAGACCGGGCCGCTGAACGTGCAGGACCCCGAGGACGACCCGGACGGCGTCGGGGTCTACGACGTGGCGGCGGAGCTGATCCTGGCCACCGACAGCCAACTACAGCCGGCGGCCGACTGGCGCCGGCATGGCGGAACCCTCGACGAGTCCCGCTACCCGCAGGTCGGGGTCCGGCTGACCGGCCGGGCAATGGCGTCCAACCCGGCCCTGGCCGCCGCGGCGGCCGCCGCTGACACCGGGGACCTGCTCCGGTTGACCAGCCTGCCGGAGCATCTGCCGCCGGATGAGCCGGAACTGCTGGTGCGCGGGTACGTGGAGACGCTGCGGCCGAGTCGGCGCGAAATCACCTGGAACGCGGCGCCGGGTCGGCTGCATCGGGTCGGGGAGCTGGGTGCGACCACCCGGCTCGACACGGGCGGCAGCGAGACCACGGCGGACTTCGACGCCGGCACCGACACGTCGATGACCGTGCAGCGGGCGTCCGGCACCCGCCGGCTGTGGATCACGACGGCGGACAGGCCGCAGGACTTTCCGTTCGACATCGAGGTGGCTGGGGTGCGGCTGACCGTCACCGGCATCACCGGGTCGACCGACCCGCAGACCCTCAACGTCGACGCCGCCCCCGTCAACGGCATCACCAAGACCATCCCGTCCGGCAGCCGCGTCACTGCTACCGACCCTTGGAGGCTCGCCCGATGAGCTGGCCCGGAGCAGGTGCCATCGTCACCGCCGACGACCTACCGGTGCGCACCGGCGTACGCCTACGCCGTGCCGCCAACCAGTCGGTGAACAGCGCGTCGCAGACCAACATCTCCTGGGACACCGAGGACGAGGACACCGACGGGTTCTGGAGCTCCGGCGCGACCGTCACCATCCCGGCGGGCCTGGGCGGGCTGTACGCCATCACCTACGTCCCGGTCGTCGACAGCCTGACCGCCGGCACCCGGTCGTTCTGCTCTGTGGTGCCGACCAGCGCGGTGACCGGCGGGCACGCGTTGACCTATCGCAACCTGTTCGACAACCAGGAAGACCGCGGGTGCGTGGGCATCGTGCTGCCGCTGCTCGCCGCTGACACCTTCGTCTGCGACGTATTCCACTCCCACGGGTCCGCGCGGAACGTGACCGCTCACCTGTCCTGCTACCGGATCGGAGACTGACCCGTGGCCTGGTATCTCGCCCCGTCCCTCGCCGTGCTGCGGTCCGAGCTTGACCAGCGGTGGCCGCGCCGCGACCGCACCAGCGACGGCACGATCGGCGACGAGTTCCACACCCCACCGTCCGACCACATCCCCAACGGCCGGGAATCGGTCAACGCCCTGGACGTGGACGCCGACGGCATCGACTTCGGCGTGGTGTTCGCGGCGATCAAGCGGCACCCGTCGGCCCGCTACCTGATCTACCGGCATCGGCTCTACCACCGGCTCCGCGGGTGGCGGGAAGAGCCGTACAGCGGCAAGAACCCGCACACCGGGCACTTCCACCTATCCATCGACCAGAGCCGGACAGCAGAGCAGGACCGTCGGCCGTGGGGACTGGCTACGCCAGAGGAGGAACTCGACATGGACAAGCTCGCCGAGTTGGAGGCGCTCGCCCGCCTGGACCTGGGCCGCAACCACGGCTGGAGGGTGCGGGACGAGACCTGGCAGCGGGCGATCACCGACCGGCTGGACGCGCTGATGCGCGCGGGCGCGGGCGAGTCTGCCGGGGAGATCCTGGCTCGGATCGACCAGCGGGCCGCCGAGCTGGCGGCCGGGCAGGCGCGGATCCGGGCGGAGATCCTGGCGGACCTCAACGCCGGCCTCGGTGCCGCCTTGGTCAACGCACTGCGGGAGGAGCTGGGCGACGTCGCCGACGAGCGCCTGGTGGCCGCGGCCGACGCGGGGGTGCGGCGGGCCCTGTCCAGCCTCGCCCCCGACCAGGGCTGATGGTCGACGTGCAGACGGTGGTCGCGATCGGCGGCGGGGTCACGGGCATCGTCGCTGCCGCTCTCACCGTCGGCGTGACCGTGGGCCGGCCGCTGCGCCGGCTCGCCCGGCAGAACGACGAGTTCCGGGTCGACTGGTACGGGGCGCCGGCCCGGCCCGGCCGCGCGCCGATCCCGGGCGTGCCGGAGCGGTTGGCCCGGATCGAGGCGGAGCTACAGCCGGACCACGGCAGCAGCCTGCGGGACGCGGTCAACCGGGTGGAGGCCCGGCTGTCCGAGCACATCAACGGCCACTCACATCAGACCTGAGGAGGGTCAGGGTGTTCACCAAGAAGTTCTGGAAGGGCGCCGGGGAGCGTCTGATCAAGACGTTCGCGCAGGGGTTCGGCATCGCGGCCGGCCTCGGCGAGCCGGGCATCAGCGTGTTCAACATCGACTGGCAGGGCGCAGCTGGGATCGGCCTGGGCATGGCGTTGGCGTCGCTGGTGACGTCGATCGTCAGCGCGCCGGTGGGCGAGCCGGCTTCGCCGAGCCTGACCCGCGAGTAGCCGGGGTCCGGTCCGGCGGAGCCTCCGGGAGTCTCCCCGTCTCCAGCCGGTCACCCCCGGGCCGGACCCCCTCAACGCAGAGCGCCCCGCCTCCCACCAGGGAGACGGGGCGCTCTCGTGCGTCCAGGGTCAGGCGAGGCGGCGGAGCACGGTGAGCGCGTCGTCTACGCCGTCGCGGTACCCGTCGGCTGCGTCGTCGGCGTCGGTGAGCAGGGCGGTGACG from the Solwaraspora sp. WMMD1047 genome contains:
- a CDS encoding DUF732 domain-containing protein codes for the protein MSTQPALPRKVMGALGVLMLLVICVIGGLIVFLPNASDDEPASVATEAAAERAYLDALAELDPALVSSEQVALNAGENICQEVETGKEPDIAAKNAAARFEVDESRGAELVAVAREHLCP
- a CDS encoding phage tail tape measure protein, whose product is MLKLGELSAVLSANLEPFQRDLRTAKKAWRDHGDSLKASAAVAGAAIGAALGAGLLSAMELEKAQAKLTAQLGGDPAYGAEMGRIAGEIYSRGFGESAAAVGESLRGVLTAGLVQEDATNAEIESVTIKAQALADVFGQDVTATARAAGQMVRNGLAKNSAEAFDILTRGFQETGDHAGDLLDTYSEYSVQFRKLGLDGATATGLMTQGLKAGARDVDTVADAIKEFSIRAIDGSTASAEGFKLLGLNAGRMTAQIAKGGPAAQKGLDTVLDRLRAIEDPVKRDAAAVALFGTKAEDLGAALYALDVDTAADRLGNVTGAADRLGETLEESASQKLEAFKRQAMSALSTTMADAIPYLEKVIGFLSEYSEIVGPLAVGLGALALVIGTVAAAMKVWAVVQAVLNLALWTSPITWIVLGILILVGAIILIATKTTWFQDLWAWAWGGIKGAAMAVWEWIKNNWPLLLAIITGPIGLAVLAIVKNWDRIKAATTAVKDWIVNKMLALGNFVRSMPGRISAAASGMFNGIKNAFRSAINWIIGKWNSLSFSLPSVNIPGLGQLGGGTLSTPNIPYLAKGGDVLRDGLAVIHRGERVVPAAQVRDLPGGGHAEAIQLAGEFRISGEDLVLLVRKKVQTRGRGDVQAYFGGRS
- a CDS encoding holin, giving the protein MFTKKFWKGAGERLIKTFAQGFGIAAGLGEPGISVFNIDWQGAAGIGLGMALASLVTSIVSAPVGEPASPSLTRE